The following nucleotide sequence is from Sphingomonas panacisoli.
GCCATTTATCTTCCGTTCGTGACGTTTGTACTCGGTGTGTCGCTCAGGCGTTCGGATATTCTTTGGGTGGCGCTCGATTATCTACTGCTTGCGACGATCATAGCGTTTCATAACAGACTTGCCGCGCTATTCCCAACGCTGGGCATCGTCAGCGACGACGTACTGCGACTGCAGTTTACGCTCGTGACCGGCACGGCATCCGCCGTAATGGCCTTCAAGGCGGCGCAATGGGGAGCGCGGATCGCGGATCGCTGGAACGGCGAGCTACTCGATACCGCTGCACACGCGCGCGCGTTGCCGATCGCGAATATCGCAGCGAAGCTCGCGCTGCGGTTCGACGTCTCGAGCATGTTGATTTGCTGGCAGCAAGAGGGCGATCGAGCGCCGGAATGCTATAGGTTCAGCGCCGGGAAACTGTCGGAGGGAGATGTCGAGCTCTCCACCCTCGAACAGATGCTTGCACCAGACACGAGCGGCAACGGCTTCATTTGGAATTCGAAGGGCAGTCGTGCCCTGGTGGATGCGCAATCCTGGTTTGGCGCGAGCGTGCGCACCATTGACCTAGCTTTCCTGCCGATCGAAGAAGGCGAGCCAAGCAACGTCGCTGCCCTGCCGATCCGTACGAGCGCGCTGCAGGGTTATATCTATCTTCTCGGTATTCCCAGGATTTCAGAACAGGCGCTGGACCAGATTGTCGGCGCGTCGCGAGCGGTGAGTGCGACGCTCGATCGCTATTTGATGTTCGAAGCTTGGCGCGAGCGAGCATTCGCCAATGCTCGATTGGATCTGAGCCGCGATATGCACGACAGTGTATTGCAAACACTGGCTGGCCTCCGCCTGCAGGTCGCGGCATTGATCAAGGACACCGAACTCCCCGTTGCAACGCGCACAGAACGATTGGAATCGCTCCAATCCATTATCGCTGCCGAACAAGCATGCCTGCGTGAACTGGTCGCCGACGCGAACCTGCCGATCGGTGAAAAGATCGATCTCGCCAGTCATTTGACGCAACGGGTGGAACTGCTGTCGCGCCAATGGGGCATTGCCTGCGCGCTCAGCGCCGATCCGGCGCCACTGTGGGTATCGCCCGACGTCGCCGTCGAGGTCGAGTTTCTCGTCAGAGAGGCGGTGTCGAATGCCGTCCAGCACGCGAAGTCATCGCGCGTGGAGGTTATAGCCGCGCAGCGGGAAGACGAGCTGTTCATCACCCTTAAGAGTGATGGTGCGTCGGCGTTGCTGCCCGACATAGGCGCGTCGAACATCGAAGGCGTGAGATCGCGCTCCCTAACGCGGCGCCTAAAAGCGTTGAACGGCCGAGCCTATGCGGATTCGATTGAACGCGGTGTGCTCTTGTCCATTCGTATTCCCCTGGAGGTGATCGTCGATGTCCCGCCTGCTGATCGTTGACGACCATCCGATCTTTCTCGATGGCCTTCGCCAGTTCCTTGAGACCAACGACCATCATGTCGCATTGACGGCGCG
It contains:
- a CDS encoding sensor histidine kinase, producing the protein MVDSVGQFIALASAGVPWQNVAMNAEQIKISDDPAPIKGRVRRFWTRDLGSVTSRDAANATRILLALIALNASRGGMLASSSWPFQPRVALIAFLIVSICAFVSRVVSWKLDARLRAVMAMADQAICLLTLAAYPQTVAIYLPFVTFVLGVSLRRSDILWVALDYLLLATIIAFHNRLAALFPTLGIVSDDVLRLQFTLVTGTASAVMAFKAAQWGARIADRWNGELLDTAAHARALPIANIAAKLALRFDVSSMLICWQQEGDRAPECYRFSAGKLSEGDVELSTLEQMLAPDTSGNGFIWNSKGSRALVDAQSWFGASVRTIDLAFLPIEEGEPSNVAALPIRTSALQGYIYLLGIPRISEQALDQIVGASRAVSATLDRYLMFEAWRERAFANARLDLSRDMHDSVLQTLAGLRLQVAALIKDTELPVATRTERLESLQSIIAAEQACLRELVADANLPIGEKIDLASHLTQRVELLSRQWGIACALSADPAPLWVSPDVAVEVEFLVREAVSNAVQHAKSSRVEVIAAQREDELFITLKSDGASALLPDIGASNIEGVRSRSLTRRLKALNGRAYADSIERGVLLSIRIPLEVIVDVPPADR